The segment CAATTAATTTTCCATTAAATATTTTAATTAATTCTTTTGGAATAGGTCTCCAACCATTATCTATTGGAAAAGCATGGTATGGATAACAATTAGGTACAGAAACTATTAATATCCCATTTTTATTTATTAAATTCTCTATATTATTAACTGTATTTTTTAATTCTAAAATCGGAATATGCTCTAATAAATGCGTTGCTAAAACAATATCAAATTTTCCAATATTTTTTATTGGTTTTGTGATATCCTGTACATAATCTGGTTTTACTGATTTGTTTGCATCCATTCTTTTAATTTCAATATTTTTAGAGATTAAATAATCATAAAATTTTTGATTCCAAGGTTGGTATTTCATTCTATATTCTAAACTTTCAGAACCAATATCTAAACATGTTTTAAAATTGGAATTTAATTGACTATTTAATTTTTTAATCACCCATTCAATTTCCTCAAGCCAC is part of the Candidatus Micrarchaeia archaeon genome and harbors:
- a CDS encoding methyltransferase domain-containing protein — encoded protein: MWLEEIEWVIKKLNSQLNSNFKTCLDIGSESLEYRMKYQPWNQKFYDYLISKNIEIKRMDANKSVKPDYVQDITKPIKNIGKFDIVLATHLLEHIPILELKNTVNNIENLINKNGILIVSVPNCYPYHAFPIDNGWRPIPKELIKIFNGKLIATKIIETEHKLNKYKDQPKSKSSCALLKY